CGCACCGAGTTTTGGATTCGTAGAGATCGTCAACGCGGTCGCATGTCTCAACCTGAGATCGTCGCGATGGCGAATGCGGGACAGGAAGAGACCCGCAATCGCGAAGGGTTCCTGGAACGACGCATCGAGCACAATAAATCGGGCGGGGGTGTCGTCACCGGAGTGCCAGTGGGTGTCTTACTTGCCGCAACTCCCCAGACCTTAAGCGATGACGCGATTTCCATTGAGAACAGAGATATCCAAGGGATCATGCGCCAGCCGAGTCCCATTCGTGACACCATCATCGAGGGCGTCACCCCTGTGCCCTCGCTGGACGGATTAGAGGGGCGGCTGCAGACCAATCCCAACTACCGGTTTGAAATTCATCGGAACGGTCACATGGAAGTTTACCTCGCCCACGCAGCCGAGATCGCGGCGACCACCAAGAAGCCATTCTTCGATCATGGCCCAGGTGGGAAAAGGATAGAGGGAGTCCACACTGTATTGGACGGGGCGATTCTTGTTCGAAGCATCGTGGAGTTTGTGCGCCGCGCTCGCAGCCTTCATGACGCGGCCTTGATATTCGAACCGTTCATCCTTACGCTGGTTCTCTACAATTCATCGCTCAGCGCGTTGCCCGCAGGAGCCGTTGCTACGGAAGAGGGTTCAATCATTCGGAATCTGGGCACCGTTCGACACGAAAGTCATTTGATAATAGGAGTGCCTGGATTCCCCGACGAGACCCCTGGACGCCCCGCCAAGCTGCTGTGCGACCGTCTCTGGCAAGCCTACGGGAAATGGAAATGTACCGCCCTGGACGACAATGGGAATCTCACCTGACAAACGGTCCACACGGATCGTGGAAGTAGCTGGAACGGTTTCCATTAGCAAGACGATCAAGTGGGTCAAGGGAGAGTTCATCCAGGGCGCTACGAAGACCAGCTCGTCTCGCCGGACCATAACCCTCCCGCTCGATATCATAGATGAACTGCTGGCCGCCAAGAAGCACGAGTTGGTCTTCCCTCGGGAGGACGGCGGCTATCTTCACCTGGGTACTCTTCGGAAGGACTTCAATAAGGTGATCCGCAAGGCGGGAATCCCGAGGATTCGTCTTCACGATCTCAGGCATCTCAACGCGACGATGCTGATCGGCAGCGGCACGAACCTCAAGGTGGTCTCTTCCCGACTCGGGCACTCGAACGTCAGTATCACCGCCAAGGTCTACGCCCACGTCACCCCGCAAATGGACCGAGACGCCACAAACCTCCTCGCCGACCGCCTCGGGCTTCGCTAGAACAATTCTTTGGAATTGGACACTGGCGGTCGGGATCACGAGTGTACAAATGTGGGAGTCTTCGTTAAAGTAAACGATAGCACTGCTGCCCAATGGAAAGGAGGTGAGCGAGTTTGCAACCCGTCTTCTTCATCGCCTCCAAGAAAGGAGAACGTTTCGCACGCATGCCTCTGCGTGAGGCGATCCTTGTGCTCTGGGCTCAGCTGAAGCGGCTCCTACGCATTGGAGCTGGCACCGAACGAAGATCTTAACTGCCGTTGTCCTTGTCCGGTCCGCGAAGGGGTGTCTGACTGGTGACAGGAGACCCGGTCAGGGCGTATGTCGTGGGCTTCCTACGGGGGACGAGAACCCACTGGTTATAGCCCCCTTTCCTTCCTTCCCGGTATTTGTTTTTATTTGTCTCGGCCCCTATCCTCGCCTATACTACCCCCATGAAACCCAATGAAATCAGCTCCTCTCGCGAAGGCCCCGTCGAGTGGATCACCTTTGACTGCTACGGCACGTTGATCGATTGGGAGAGCGGCGTCTCAGACGCACTCTCGCCGTTCCTTCCACCGCCGGTGGATCGCGCCGGGCTCGCCGCGCAGTACATCGCAGTCGAGGCTGCGGTGGAGTGTGAGGGCTATCGTCCCTACCGTGACGTCCTGGCGGCCGCGGGCGCACGCCTCGTCGAGTCCCTCGGTCATCCCCTGCCTCCGGGGCGCGAACGGGTGCTGCCGAACTCTCTGGGGTCGTGGCGTCCGTTTCCGGAGGTCCCCGAGGCGCTGCGGGCCCTCCGGCTCGGAGGGTATCGGCTGGCCATCCTCTCGAACGTGGACCGCGATCTCCTGGCGGCATCCATGATCCACCTGGGCATCGAGCCCGATCTGGCCGTCACGGCCGAGGACTGCCAGAGCTACAAGCCGGCGCCGGGCCACTGGAGGCGCTTCCAGGCGCTGAGCGGCGCCGAACCGTCCAGCACCATCCACGTCGCGGCCAGCCTCTTTCATGACATCGGGACCGCGGCCTCACTCGGGTACCGCACCGTGTTCGTCAACCGGCACGACGCCGCTGTCACGGGCGTGGCGCCCACCCGCGTCGTTCGCGACCTCCGCGGCATCCGCACGATCATCGACGAACTGAGCGCTTCTTGACACCTTTTCGGCGCCTCCGGTATGCTAGGAGGGCCGCGGGCGGGTTCCTTGGGCCGAAGTGGCGGAATTGGCAGACGCGCTACGTTCAGGGCGTAGTGGGCGAGAGCCCGTGGGAGTTCGAGTCTCCCCTTCGGCACCATCGCAAGGCTTGCTGATGTCTCACGACCTCCACGGATCGTCCGACCTCGACCTCGCCATCCTCGTGCATCTGCGAGGATATCCCGAGGATCTCCGATTGGCCGCCGCACCGGGGTTCCCCCCTCCCGTCTGGGGTGACGGACGGCATCGGGTATGGCGCCGCGCGGACATCCCGGTCACCCCGCGCGCCGCCGACGACCCACCTCATCGCGCGAGCTGAGTCCTCGTGGCTCGACTCATGCTCTGGATCCGATGTGGGGCGTGTGGCGAAGCATTCGATACCGGCATCCGCATGGACCGGAGAAACTTCGACCGTGCGACCTTCGCGAGCAACTACCATCGCTGCCCCCATTGCCACGTGCGCGGCATGTATCACAAGGAGGAGTACATCCTGAGAGAGGAGGCGCATCTCGAGGGGCTTCAGTAGCGCACACGCGTACGGACCATCGGCTTGCGCCGCCGCGCATGGGGGACGTATAATGAGGTCACCGAGTGACGCCGTCCCGCGCATCATCTACGCATTGACGCAATTCCAAGACTCCGAGAGGGGGAGAGCGCATGGCGAAGTACGAAGCACGGAAGTTTCGATCGTTTGAAATCGAACTGGCCGGCATCAGCAAGAAGGCGATGGAGGAACACTATAAGCTCTACCAGGGGTACGTCGGCAAGGCCAATGAGATCCTCGACCGGCTGGCGAGCGGCGAGGTCGATCTCTCCAAGGCCAACCCAACCTACTCGGAAATCCGCGAGTTGAAAATCGAACTGTCCCGCGCGATCGGCGGCGTGAAGAACCACGAGGTGTACTTCGACCACCTCGGCGGCAAAGGCGGCCAACCCGGCACGAAGCTGCTGGGCATGATCACGAAGGCGTTTGGGTCGTTCGACAAGTGGCAGGCGGACCTCAAGGCCACGGGGATCGCGGCGCGGGGATGGGCGTGGACGGCGTACGACTGGGACACCGGCTCCCTCCTCAACTTCATCGGCGACGAGCAGAATACGTATCCCATCTGGAACGGCACGCCCCTCGTCGCCCTCGACTGCTTTGAGCACGCGTACTGGATGGACTTCGGGACGGGAAAGGCTTCGTATATTGACACCTTCTTCAAACTGCTGGACTGGACGGCGGTGGAAAAACGGGCGGAGCAGTTCGGGATCCTCAAGTAACCGGCGGGGCCTGCCGGACCGTCCGGCGGATGATTCAAGCGCCCGGGCTGATCGCTGCCCGGGCGCTGCCGTTTTGACGGCTAGCCCGCCGATGAGGCGGGCATTAGGTGTGACAGAGGTCCCCGGCGGAGATGATCGAGACCGGGACAAGACGTGGCCCATGTCGATTCCGTTGACGCAAACCTGTCCGCAGTGTGAAGCGGACATGGAGCTTCTGACAACAGACGACGA
The genomic region above belongs to bacterium and contains:
- a CDS encoding HAD family hydrolase, with translation MKPNEISSSREGPVEWITFDCYGTLIDWESGVSDALSPFLPPPVDRAGLAAQYIAVEAAVECEGYRPYRDVLAAAGARLVESLGHPLPPGRERVLPNSLGSWRPFPEVPEALRALRLGGYRLAILSNVDRDLLAASMIHLGIEPDLAVTAEDCQSYKPAPGHWRRFQALSGAEPSSTIHVAASLFHDIGTAASLGYRTVFVNRHDAAVTGVAPTRVVRDLRGIRTIIDELSAS
- a CDS encoding Fe-Mn family superoxide dismutase, whose product is MAKYEARKFRSFEIELAGISKKAMEEHYKLYQGYVGKANEILDRLASGEVDLSKANPTYSEIRELKIELSRAIGGVKNHEVYFDHLGGKGGQPGTKLLGMITKAFGSFDKWQADLKATGIAARGWAWTAYDWDTGSLLNFIGDEQNTYPIWNGTPLVALDCFEHAYWMDFGTGKASYIDTFFKLLDWTAVEKRAEQFGILK
- a CDS encoding site-specific integrase encodes the protein MGISPDKRSTRIVEVAGTVSISKTIKWVKGEFIQGATKTSSSRRTITLPLDIIDELLAAKKHELVFPREDGGYLHLGTLRKDFNKVIRKAGIPRIRLHDLRHLNATMLIGSGTNLKVVSSRLGHSNVSITAKVYAHVTPQMDRDATNLLADRLGLR